In Nocardia sputorum, a single genomic region encodes these proteins:
- the rpsJ gene encoding 30S ribosomal protein S10: protein MAGQKIRIRLKAYDHEAIDASARKIVETVTRTGARVVGPVPLPTEKNVYCVIRSPHKYKDSREHFEMRTHKRLIDILDPTPKTVDALMRIDLPASVDVNIQ from the coding sequence GTGGCGGGACAAAAGATCCGCATCAGGCTCAAGGCCTATGACCACGAGGCGATCGACGCATCGGCGCGCAAGATCGTGGAGACGGTGACCCGCACCGGGGCACGCGTCGTCGGCCCGGTGCCGTTGCCGACCGAGAAGAACGTGTACTGCGTCATCCGTTCGCCGCACAAGTACAAGGACTCGCGCGAGCACTTCGAGATGCGTACGCACAAGCGCCTTATCGACATCCTCGACCCGACGCCGAAGACGGTGGACGCGCTCATGCGCATCGACCTGCCGGCCAGCGTCGACGTCAACATTCAGTGA
- the rpsC gene encoding 30S ribosomal protein S3, which produces MGQKINPHGFRLGITTDWKSRWYADKQYADYVKEDVAIRKLLATGMERAGIAKVEIERTRDRVRVDIHTARPGIVIGRRGAEADRIRAELEKLTGKQVQLNILEVKNPESDAQLVAQAVAEQLSNRVAFRRAMRKAIQSAMRSPNVKGIRVQCSGRLGGAEMSRSEFYREGRVPLHTLRADIDYGLYEAKTTFGRIGVKVWIYKGDIVGGKRELAAAAAAPERPRRERPSRPRRSGSTGTTATSTEAGRAATAVADAPAETQEG; this is translated from the coding sequence ATGGGACAGAAGATCAATCCCCACGGCTTCCGCCTCGGTATCACCACCGACTGGAAGTCGCGCTGGTACGCGGACAAGCAGTACGCGGACTACGTGAAGGAAGACGTCGCGATCCGCAAGCTGCTGGCCACCGGCATGGAGCGGGCGGGCATCGCCAAGGTCGAGATCGAGCGCACCCGTGACCGCGTGCGGGTGGACATCCACACCGCGCGTCCCGGCATCGTGATCGGCCGCCGCGGCGCCGAGGCCGACCGCATCCGCGCCGAGCTGGAGAAGCTCACCGGCAAGCAGGTGCAGCTGAACATCCTCGAGGTGAAGAACCCCGAGTCGGACGCGCAGCTGGTGGCCCAGGCCGTCGCCGAGCAGCTGTCCAACCGTGTGGCGTTCCGTCGCGCGATGCGCAAGGCCATCCAGTCGGCCATGCGTTCGCCGAACGTCAAGGGCATCCGTGTGCAGTGCTCGGGCCGCCTCGGCGGCGCCGAAATGTCGCGCTCGGAGTTCTACCGCGAGGGTCGGGTGCCGCTGCACACGCTGCGCGCCGACATCGACTACGGCCTCTACGAGGCCAAGACCACCTTCGGTCGCATCGGCGTGAAGGTCTGGATCTACAAGGGCGACATCGTCGGTGGCAAGCGTGAGCTCGCCGCCGCTGCCGCCGCGCCCGAGCGTCCGCGCCGGGAGCGGCCGAGCCGCCCGCGTCGGTCCGGTTCCACCGGCACCACCGCGACCAGCACGGAGGCCGGGCGGGCCGCCACCGCGGTGGCCGACGCTCCGGCAGAGACACAGGAGGGCTGA
- the rplW gene encoding 50S ribosomal protein L23, with protein MTTIADPRDILLAPVISEKSYGLIEEGTYTFLVHPDSNKTQIKIAVEKVFGVKVTSVNTANRQGKRKRTRFGYGKRKDTKRALVTISADSKPIEIFGGPVA; from the coding sequence GTGACCACCATCGCCGACCCCCGCGACATTCTGCTGGCGCCGGTCATCTCCGAGAAGTCCTACGGACTGATCGAGGAAGGCACCTACACCTTCCTGGTGCACCCGGACTCCAACAAGACGCAGATCAAGATCGCCGTGGAGAAGGTCTTCGGTGTGAAGGTGACCAGCGTCAACACCGCCAACCGTCAGGGCAAGCGCAAGCGGACCCGCTTCGGTTACGGCAAGCGCAAAGACACCAAGCGCGCGCTCGTGACCATCTCGGCCGACAGCAAGCCCATCGAGATCTTCGGAGGCCCGGTCGCGTAA
- the rplC gene encoding 50S ribosomal protein L3 — MTDNKNRPAAGILGTKLGMTQVFDDKNRVVPVTVIKAGPNVVTQIRTEERDGYSAVQVAFGAIDPRKVNKPVAGQFAKAGVTPRRHVAEIRVADASTFEVGQEINADVFEEGSYVDVTGTSKGKGFAGTMKRHGFRGQGASHGAQAVHRRPGSIGGCATPGRVFKGMRMSGRMGNDRVTTQNLSVHKVDTENGLLLIKGAIPGRKGGVVIVKSAVKGGAHA; from the coding sequence ATGACTGACAACAAGAACAGGCCGGCCGCCGGCATCCTGGGCACCAAGCTCGGCATGACCCAGGTCTTCGACGACAAGAACCGCGTCGTTCCCGTGACCGTCATCAAGGCCGGGCCGAACGTCGTCACCCAGATCCGCACCGAGGAGCGCGACGGCTACAGCGCCGTCCAGGTCGCCTTCGGCGCCATCGACCCGCGCAAGGTGAACAAGCCGGTCGCAGGCCAGTTCGCCAAGGCGGGCGTCACCCCGCGCCGCCACGTCGCCGAGATCCGCGTCGCGGACGCCTCCACCTTCGAGGTCGGCCAGGAGATCAACGCCGACGTGTTCGAAGAGGGCAGCTACGTCGACGTCACCGGCACCAGCAAGGGCAAGGGCTTCGCGGGCACCATGAAGCGCCACGGCTTCCGTGGCCAGGGCGCCTCGCACGGTGCGCAGGCCGTGCACCGCCGTCCGGGTTCGATCGGTGGCTGCGCCACCCCCGGCCGCGTGTTCAAGGGCATGCGCATGTCGGGCCGGATGGGTAACGACCGCGTCACCACGCAGAACCTGTCGGTGCACAAGGTCGACACCGAGAACGGCCTGCTGCTGATCAAGGGAGCGATCCCGGGTCGCAAGGGCGGCGTCGTGATCGTCAAGAGCGCCGTGAAGGGTGGTGCGCACGCATGA
- the rplV gene encoding 50S ribosomal protein L22 — protein MTTTETQNPTARATAKHVRVTPMKARRVVDLVRGKRVEDALALLKFAPQAASEPVAKVVASAAANAENNLGLNPATLVISTAYVDEGTTLKRFQPRAQGRAFRIRKRTSHITIEVESIPTAGGATRNRRKGGAK, from the coding sequence ATGACGACGACCGAGACTCAGAACCCGACTGCGCGCGCGACCGCCAAGCACGTTCGCGTCACCCCGATGAAGGCACGCCGTGTCGTGGACCTGGTCCGCGGCAAGCGCGTCGAGGACGCCCTCGCCCTGCTGAAGTTCGCGCCCCAGGCCGCGAGCGAGCCGGTCGCCAAGGTCGTCGCCAGCGCCGCGGCCAACGCCGAGAACAACCTCGGCCTGAACCCGGCCACGCTGGTCATCTCGACGGCTTACGTCGACGAGGGCACCACCCTGAAGCGGTTCCAGCCGCGTGCCCAGGGCCGTGCGTTCCGCATCCGCAAGCGCACCAGCCACATCACCATCGAGGTCGAGAGCATCCCCACCGCCGGTGGAGCCACTCGTAACCGCCGGAAGGGAGGGGCAAAGTAA
- the rplP gene encoding 50S ribosomal protein L16 — protein MLMPRKVKHRKQHHPSRSGTAKGGTSVAFGDFGIQALEPAYVTNRQIESARIAMTRHIRRGGKIWINIYPDRPLTKKPAETRMGSGKGSPEWWVANVKPGRVMFEMSYPNEEIAREALRRAMHKLPMKCRIVTREEQF, from the coding sequence ATGCTGATGCCTCGCAAGGTGAAGCACCGCAAGCAGCATCACCCGAGCCGTTCCGGAACGGCCAAGGGCGGCACCTCGGTGGCGTTCGGCGATTTCGGCATCCAGGCGCTGGAGCCGGCGTACGTCACCAACCGGCAGATCGAGTCGGCGCGTATCGCGATGACTCGCCACATCCGCCGTGGCGGCAAGATCTGGATCAACATCTACCCGGATCGCCCGCTGACCAAGAAGCCCGCCGAAACCCGCATGGGTTCGGGTAAGGGTTCGCCGGAGTGGTGGGTCGCGAACGTCAAGCCCGGTCGCGTGATGTTCGAGATGAGCTACCCCAACGAGGAGATCGCTCGTGAGGCCCTGCGCCGCGCGATGCACAAGCTCCCGATGAAGTGCAGGATCGTGACCAGGGAGGAGCAGTTCTGA
- the rplB gene encoding 50S ribosomal protein L2 codes for MAIRKYKPTTPGRRGSSVSDFAEITRSTPEKSLLRPLTKSGGRNAHGRITTRHRGGGHKRAYRLIDFRRLDKDGIPAKVAHIEYDPNRTANIALLHFVDGEKRYIIAPKGVTQGTRIESGPTADIKPGNNLPLRNIPTGTTIHAVELRPGGGAKLARSAGMSIQLLGKEGPYATLRMPSGEIRRVDVRCRATVGEVGNAEQSNINWGKAGRMRWKGRRPTVRGVVMNPVDHPHGGGEGKTSGGRHPVSPWGQPEGRTRKPNRPSDKLIVRRRKTGKKR; via the coding sequence ATGGCAATCCGTAAGTACAAGCCGACTACGCCGGGCCGCCGCGGCTCCAGCGTCTCGGACTTCGCCGAGATCACCCGGTCGACCCCGGAGAAGTCGCTGCTGCGCCCGCTGACCAAGTCCGGCGGCCGCAACGCCCACGGCCGGATCACCACCCGGCACCGCGGTGGCGGGCACAAGCGCGCCTACCGTCTGATCGACTTCCGTCGACTGGACAAGGACGGCATTCCGGCCAAGGTCGCGCACATCGAATACGACCCGAACCGCACCGCGAACATCGCGCTGCTGCACTTCGTGGACGGCGAGAAGCGCTACATCATCGCCCCCAAGGGCGTGACGCAGGGCACCCGCATCGAGTCCGGCCCGACCGCCGACATCAAGCCGGGCAACAACCTGCCGCTGCGCAACATCCCGACCGGTACCACCATCCACGCGGTGGAGCTGCGTCCGGGCGGCGGCGCCAAGCTGGCCCGTTCGGCCGGCATGAGCATCCAGCTGCTGGGCAAGGAAGGCCCCTACGCCACGCTGCGTATGCCCTCCGGTGAGATCCGCCGCGTCGACGTGCGCTGCCGCGCCACCGTCGGCGAGGTCGGCAACGCCGAGCAGTCGAACATCAACTGGGGCAAGGCCGGCCGCATGCGCTGGAAGGGCCGCCGCCCCACGGTCCGTGGTGTCGTCATGAACCCGGTCGACCACCCGCATGGTGGTGGTGAGGGCAAGACCTCCGGTGGTCGCCACCCGGTCTCGCCGTGGGGTCAGCCGGAAGGCCGCACCCGCAAGCCCAACCGTCCGAGCGACAAGCTCATCGTCCGCCGTCGCAAGACCGGCAAGAAGCGCTGA
- a CDS encoding phosphatase, translating into MTRPDQPDDRALLREHLLKTRIAGDVATPREGNLANYRKMVQKDPGYQFGLTLKDWTFAETLEMMARLCGVSPDPRHLRGADTIDVDLTLDALDAMGARIGIAARRRETVLLATGHPDTLMGVYRAVEDALRAAGCVVLAPAAGWSYPVTTPFGPQIREIVYTSGVAALGTDGTLRHTHDPHPMRAVLRELRDAATGHWPDLVVADHGWAGAAGEAGIETVGFADSNDPALFAGQAEGKIAVTVPLDDGIHPDHYRPLIAYLLDRAGLTG; encoded by the coding sequence GTGACTCGACCTGATCAGCCCGATGACCGGGCGCTGTTGCGCGAACATCTGCTGAAGACGCGGATCGCGGGGGACGTCGCGACGCCTCGGGAGGGGAATCTCGCGAACTACCGCAAGATGGTGCAGAAGGACCCGGGGTACCAGTTCGGGCTGACGCTGAAGGATTGGACGTTCGCCGAGACGCTGGAGATGATGGCTCGGCTCTGCGGGGTCAGCCCCGATCCTCGTCACCTGCGGGGCGCGGACACCATCGACGTCGACCTGACGCTCGACGCGCTCGATGCGATGGGGGCGCGGATCGGGATCGCTGCTCGTCGCCGGGAGACCGTGCTCCTGGCGACCGGGCATCCGGACACGCTCATGGGCGTCTATCGCGCCGTCGAGGACGCGCTGCGGGCGGCAGGGTGCGTGGTGCTCGCGCCTGCCGCCGGCTGGTCCTATCCGGTCACCACACCCTTCGGTCCGCAGATTCGCGAAATCGTCTACACCTCGGGCGTCGCCGCGCTCGGCACCGACGGGACGCTGCGGCACACCCATGATCCGCACCCGATGCGGGCGGTGCTGCGGGAACTGCGCGACGCCGCGACCGGCCACTGGCCCGACTTGGTCGTCGCCGATCACGGCTGGGCCGGAGCGGCGGGGGAGGCCGGAATCGAGACCGTCGGATTCGCCGACAGCAACGATCCGGCGCTGTTCGCCGGGCAGGCCGAAGGCAAGATCGCGGTTACGGTGCCGCTCGACGATGGAATCCATCCCGACCACTACCGGCCGCTGATCGCCTATCTGCTGGATCGGGCGGGGCTCACAGGATGA
- the rpsS gene encoding 30S ribosomal protein S19, producing MPRSLKKGPFVDDHLLKKVDVQNEKGTKQVIKTWSRRSTIIPDFIGHTFAVHDGRKHVPVFVSDNMVGHKLGEFAPTRTFKSHVKEDRKSKRR from the coding sequence ATGCCACGCAGCCTCAAGAAAGGCCCGTTCGTCGACGACCACCTCCTGAAGAAGGTGGACGTGCAGAACGAGAAGGGCACCAAGCAGGTCATCAAGACCTGGTCGCGTCGTTCGACCATCATCCCCGATTTCATCGGCCACACGTTCGCGGTGCACGACGGCCGCAAGCACGTGCCGGTGTTCGTCTCGGACAACATGGTCGGGCACAAGCTCGGTGAGTTCGCGCCGACCAGGACGTTCAAGAGCCACGTCAAGGAAGACCGGAAGAGCAAGCGGCGATGA
- the rplD gene encoding 50S ribosomal protein L4: MTSSAVNTEKKSANLTLPVKEIGGKTNGTVDLPAEIFDVTANIALMHQVVVAQQAAARQGTHATKTRGQVSGGGKKPYRQKGTGRARQGSTRAPQFTGGGTVHGPQPRDYSQRLPKKMKAAALRGALSDRARNERIHVITELVAGQAPSTKTAKTFLAELSDRKKFLVVVGREDVAAWKSVANLQNVHPIAPDQLNTYDVLNSDDVVFSVEALNAFVHGPAESPQDTAAIAQEESK, translated from the coding sequence ATGACCAGCTCAGCTGTGAACACTGAGAAGAAGTCCGCGAATCTCACGCTGCCGGTCAAGGAGATCGGTGGCAAGACCAACGGCACCGTCGACCTCCCCGCGGAGATCTTCGACGTGACCGCCAACATCGCGCTGATGCACCAGGTCGTCGTGGCCCAGCAGGCCGCCGCGCGCCAGGGCACGCACGCGACCAAGACCCGGGGCCAGGTCTCCGGCGGCGGCAAGAAGCCGTACCGGCAGAAGGGCACCGGTCGCGCCCGTCAGGGTTCGACCCGCGCGCCGCAGTTCACCGGCGGTGGCACCGTGCACGGCCCGCAGCCGCGCGACTACAGCCAGCGCCTGCCCAAGAAGATGAAGGCCGCCGCCCTGCGTGGCGCGCTGTCGGACCGGGCGCGCAACGAGCGCATCCACGTGATCACCGAACTGGTGGCGGGCCAGGCGCCGTCCACCAAGACCGCCAAGACCTTCCTGGCCGAGCTGTCGGACCGCAAGAAGTTCCTGGTCGTGGTGGGCCGCGAGGACGTCGCCGCGTGGAAGAGCGTGGCGAACCTGCAGAACGTGCACCCGATCGCACCCGATCAGCTCAACACCTACGACGTGCTCAACAGCGACGACGTGGTGTTCAGCGTCGAGGCGCTCAACGCGTTCGTGCACGGCCCCGCGGAGTCTCCGCAAGACACTGCGGCGATTGCACAGGAGGAGAGCAAGTGA
- the rpmC gene encoding 50S ribosomal protein L29: protein MATGTPAAELRELTEEELVAKLRDSKEELFNLRFQMATGQLDNNRRLRVVRHEIARIYTVMRERELGLATGPAGKGDAA, encoded by the coding sequence ATGGCTACCGGAACACCGGCCGCAGAGCTCCGCGAGCTCACCGAAGAGGAGTTGGTGGCCAAGCTGCGCGACTCCAAGGAAGAGCTGTTCAACCTGCGCTTCCAGATGGCGACGGGTCAGCTGGACAACAACCGTCGTCTGCGCGTCGTCCGTCACGAGATCGCGCGCATCTACACGGTCATGCGTGAGCGTGAGCTCGGTCTGGCCACCGGACCCGCTGGCAAGGGAGATGCCGCATGA